In Arcobacter sp. LA11, one DNA window encodes the following:
- a CDS encoding VWA domain-containing protein: MFNYLLDIKFEYPIFFIIILAFIICSIFCKAKVPTYIIPHLNILEKNQHKSFILISILKYFTIIFAIIALASPYKQFHTQLIKKDGVDIVLSLDTSGSMKELGLNRENVREDRFKVVKDIVKEFLPKRVNDNVAIVVFGSSVMMATPLSFDKEAQKSIIDYLEVGIVGDKTAMIDSLATAINILKTSKAKSKIVILLSDGEDNSSTIPLDIIIKLLKKHSIKVYSVGIGESNKIMLNRISQETDGKAYIAHSKEDLNDIYKQIDSLEKSKIDNNKITLKEYLFFYPLFLAIISLILFIYLKNRE; encoded by the coding sequence ATGTTTAATTATTTACTAGATATAAAATTTGAATACCCTATTTTTTTTATAATCATTCTTGCATTTATAATTTGTTCAATTTTTTGTAAAGCAAAAGTACCTACATATATAATACCTCATTTAAATATACTAGAAAAAAATCAACACAAATCTTTTATTTTAATAAGTATTTTAAAATACTTTACAATAATTTTTGCAATAATTGCTCTTGCGTCTCCATATAAACAATTTCATACCCAACTTATAAAAAAAGATGGGGTAGATATAGTTCTAAGTCTAGATACAAGTGGTTCAATGAAAGAGTTAGGGCTAAACCGTGAAAATGTAAGAGAAGATAGATTTAAAGTTGTAAAAGATATTGTAAAAGAATTTCTTCCAAAAAGAGTAAATGACAATGTTGCAATTGTTGTATTTGGAAGTTCAGTTATGATGGCAACACCACTAAGTTTTGATAAAGAAGCGCAAAAATCTATAATTGACTATCTAGAAGTGGGAATTGTTGGAGATAAAACTGCAATGATAGATTCTTTAGCAACTGCTATAAATATTCTAAAAACATCGAAAGCTAAATCAAAAATAGTTATTTTGCTAAGCGATGGAGAAGACAACTCTAGTACTATTCCTTTAGATATAATAATAAAACTTCTAAAAAAACACTCAATCAAAGTTTATAGTGTTGGTATTGGAGAATCTAATAAAATTATGCTAAATAGAATTTCTCAAGAAACGGATGGAAAAGCATATATTGCACATTCAAAAGAGGATTTAAATGATATTTATAAACAAATTGATTCATTAGAAAAAAGTAAAATAGATAACAATAAAATAACTTTAAAAGAGTATTTATTCTTCTATCCATTATTTTTAGCTATCATATCATTGATATTGTTTATTTATCTCAAAAATAGAGAGTAA
- a CDS encoding UDP-N-acetylmuramoyl-L-alanyl-D-glutamate--2,6-diaminopimelate ligase — MQLIINNKIFTDNSKDVNENSVFVVSKQNERFKQDAINNGCKEIVEAKDLKNHIDISSIKIIGITGTNGKTTTAAAIYSILLDLGYKVALQGTRGFFINDERVEDYTLTTPVQLGNFAHIQKAIENQCDFFVMEVSSHAIEQKRIEGLDFELKIHTNITRDHLDYHKTIEEYINIKNSFFNDESKKLINKDDPVIRFNPINASSYGMENPSTYNVSAYSFKNGMNVMFSKIEDMYSFSSTMMGIFNIYNLMAAVSSVDIVSDKSLEEICEVVENFAGVSGRMEIISSEPLVIVDFAHTPDGMKEVYESFNDKDIITVFGAGGDRDQDKRPIMGQIASNFAKTIIVTSDNPRFEDPDLIIEDICRGIKNKDNLLVEVNRKEAIRKSIELGYQNPNSVVLILGKGDEPYQTIYDKKFPLVDKEEVLKHIS; from the coding sequence TTGCAGTTAATCATAAATAATAAAATATTTACAGACAATTCAAAAGATGTTAACGAAAATTCAGTTTTTGTAGTTTCAAAACAAAATGAAAGATTTAAACAAGATGCTATAAACAATGGTTGTAAAGAAATTGTTGAGGCAAAAGATTTAAAAAATCATATTGATATTTCAAGTATTAAAATTATTGGTATTACTGGAACAAATGGTAAAACTACAACGGCTGCTGCTATATACTCTATTTTATTAGACCTTGGATATAAAGTTGCTCTTCAAGGTACACGAGGCTTTTTTATAAATGATGAAAGAGTTGAAGACTATACTTTAACTACTCCTGTACAACTTGGAAACTTTGCTCATATTCAAAAGGCAATAGAAAATCAGTGTGATTTTTTTGTTATGGAAGTAAGTTCTCATGCAATTGAACAAAAAAGAATCGAAGGTTTAGATTTTGAACTGAAAATTCATACTAATATTACAAGAGATCATTTAGATTATCATAAAACTATAGAAGAGTATATAAATATTAAGAACTCTTTTTTTAATGATGAATCAAAAAAATTGATAAATAAAGATGATCCTGTTATAAGATTTAATCCTATAAATGCCTCTTCTTATGGTATGGAAAATCCTTCAACATATAATGTATCTGCCTACTCATTTAAAAATGGTATGAATGTAATGTTTTCTAAAATAGAAGATATGTACTCTTTTTCTTCAACAATGATGGGAATATTTAATATTTATAATTTAATGGCTGCTGTTTCTAGTGTAGATATAGTATCTGATAAATCTTTAGAAGAAATATGTGAAGTTGTAGAGAATTTTGCAGGAGTTAGTGGTCGTATGGAAATTATATCTTCAGAACCACTTGTTATTGTAGATTTTGCACATACTCCTGATGGTATGAAAGAAGTTTATGAAAGTTTCAATGATAAAGATATTATTACAGTATTTGGAGCAGGTGGAGATCGAGACCAAGATAAAAGACCTATAATGGGACAAATCGCTTCAAACTTTGCTAAAACAATCATTGTAACATCTGATAATCCAAGGTTTGAAGATCCAGATTTAATTATTGAAGATATTTGTAGGGGAATTAAAAATAAAGATAATCTATTAGTTGAAGTGAATAGAAAAGAAGCTATTAGAAAATCAATTGAATTAGGATACCAAAATCCAAATAGTGTAGTTTTAATTCTTGGTAAAGGTGATGAGCCTTATCAAACAATATATGATAAAAAATTCCCTCTTGTAGATAAAGAAGAGGTTTTAAAGCATATCTCTTAG
- a CDS encoding MFS transporter yields MDKNKSEKLKEILNQTISQEEIEEKLKKEIEATALKKAEQKKKEQEKEAPTQEEKPKEPQKTNPEIAIKEEPIKKPIENDVKEEKVEIKKEEPVKNKKVIIPSVRDKKKENRDINILLYLVGAIALLLFLVVIYLFVNKEDLSNSGLTTNNNEISTEKFYEEKIIEKSKEIQKDNETIKNDSVIKEPLIKVQENVEKIKKEEKPKEIIKEVIKEKIVTKVVKLDKRSFKKYYNSSKFKSLKCYNFKAGDVFPTSSCKNNLTKFLQANKNAIRFEIIPVIAQDDNIIFDKMQSNIKNMDKTFQDRVKEYMYRGLSRERVLETTWYIKDVLGEDTVLTPTNYYVKSKKNNKGIIVKAYH; encoded by the coding sequence GTGGATAAAAATAAGTCAGAAAAACTAAAAGAAATACTCAATCAAACAATTTCACAAGAAGAAATTGAAGAAAAACTCAAAAAAGAAATTGAAGCTACAGCTTTAAAGAAAGCTGAACAAAAGAAAAAAGAGCAAGAAAAAGAAGCTCCTACACAAGAAGAAAAACCCAAAGAGCCACAGAAAACCAATCCAGAAATAGCAATAAAAGAAGAACCTATTAAAAAACCTATTGAGAATGATGTCAAAGAAGAAAAGGTTGAAATAAAAAAAGAAGAGCCTGTTAAAAATAAGAAAGTCATTATTCCAAGTGTTCGAGATAAGAAAAAAGAAAATCGTGATATAAATATTTTACTTTATTTAGTTGGAGCAATTGCATTATTACTTTTTTTAGTAGTAATATATTTATTTGTAAACAAAGAAGATTTATCAAATTCAGGTTTAACAACAAATAATAATGAAATCTCTACAGAAAAATTTTATGAAGAAAAAATTATAGAAAAAAGTAAAGAGATTCAAAAAGATAATGAAACAATAAAAAATGATTCAGTAATTAAAGAACCGTTAATAAAAGTTCAAGAAAATGTAGAAAAAATAAAAAAAGAAGAAAAACCAAAAGAGATTATAAAAGAAGTTATCAAAGAAAAGATAGTTACTAAAGTTGTAAAACTAGATAAAAGAAGTTTTAAAAAATACTATAACTCATCTAAATTTAAGAGCTTAAAATGTTATAACTTCAAAGCAGGAGATGTATTTCCAACAAGCTCATGTAAAAATAATTTAACAAAGTTTTTACAAGCAAACAAAAATGCAATAAGATTTGAAATTATTCCAGTAATTGCACAAGATGACAATATCATATTTGATAAAATGCAATCAAATATAAAAAATATGGATAAAACTTTTCAAGATAGAGTAAAAGAGTATATGTATAGGGGACTTTCTAGAGAAAGAGTACTTGAAACTACATGGTATATAAAAGATGTATTAGGAGAGGATACTGTTTTAACTCCTACAAATTATTATGTAAAATCTAAGAAAAATAATAAAGGGATAATCGTTAAAGCATATCACTAA